In Eubalaena glacialis isolate mEubGla1 chromosome 3, mEubGla1.1.hap2.+ XY, whole genome shotgun sequence, the following are encoded in one genomic region:
- the LOC133087253 gene encoding zinc finger protein OZF-like, translating into MSHLSQQRICSGENPFACKICGKVFSHKSTLTEHEHFHNRENAFECNECGKAFSQKQYVIKHQNTHTGEKLFECNECGKSFSQKENLLTHQKIHTGEKPFECKDCGKAFIQKSNLIRHQRTHTGEKPFVCKECGKTFSGKSNLTEHEKIHIGEKPFKCSECGTAFGQKKYLIKHQNIHTGEKPYECNECGKAFSQRTSLIVHVRIHSGDKPYECNVCGKAFSQSSSLTVHVRSHTGEKPYGCNECGKAFSQFSTLALHLRIHTGKKPYQCSECGKAFSQKSHHIRHQKIHTR; encoded by the coding sequence ATGTCACACCTCAGTCAGCAGAGAATTTGTAGTGGGGAAAACCCCTTTGCCTGTAAGATATGTGGGAAAGTCTTCAGTCACAAATCAACTCTCACTGAGCATGAGCATTTTCATAATAGAGAGAACGCTtttgaatgtaatgaatgtggaaaagcaTTCAGCCAAAAGCAGTATGTAATTAAACATCAAAATACCCATACTGGAGAGAAGCTTtttgaatgtaatgaatgtggaaaatCCTTCAGCCAGAAGGAAAACCTTCTTACCCATCAGAaaattcacactggagagaaaccttttgAGTGTAAGGATTGTGGGAAAGCTTTCATTCAGAAGTCGAACCTCATCAGACACCAGAGaactcacacaggagagaagcccTTTGTATGTAAGGAGTGTGGGAAAACCTTCAGTGGCAAGTCAAACCTTACTGAGCATGAGAAAATTCATATTGGAGAGAAACCCTTTAAGTGTAGTGAATGTGGAACAGCTTTTGGTCAGAAGAAGTACCTcataaaacatcaaaatattcacactggagagaaaccctatgaatgtaatgaatgtggaaaagccttctcTCAGCGAACGTCACTTATTGTACATGTGAGAATTCATTCAGGTGATAAGCCTTATGAATGCAATGTATGTGGAAAAGCCTTCTCTCAAAGTTCATCTCTTACGGTGCATGTGAGAAGCCATACAGGTGAGAAACCCTATGGTTGTAATGAGTGTGGGAAAGCTTTCTCTCAATTCTCAACCCTTGCTCTACATTTGAGAATACACACAGGTAAGAAGCCTTATCAatgtagtgaatgtgggaaagctttcagcCAGAAATCACACCATATTAGACACCAGAAAATTCATACTCGTTAA